The region CGGCCTCGAAATCGGCGACCCGCGGCCCGCCGCAATTGATCTTTTTGGCAAAGGCGGCGCCGGCTTTCGTCTTGCCTTCGACGACCAGGCCGGCCAGGGATGGGTAGTGGATCCGATCACCGAAGTCCACGACCAGCCGGCCGTCTTCGGCCGTGACATTGCGGAAGACCAGGTCGAGCGGCCGGTACCGGCCTACCCGATCGAAGATATCTACGGCTTCGGCGACTTTTTTGCCCTGGATCAGGACATCAAAGACGCGCCCTCCCTTGCGGTCGATCTCCGTCTCGCAAAATTTGAGAGTGACGTCATAACGGCCTTCGGGGACGAGAAGGCGATAGCCCGCGACGCGATCGCGGACGTCCGCGTAAACCACGGCCTGACCCTCGGTCGGCATCGTCCCCTGGGGAGCCCGGACATAAACGCCGTTGACCGGGCCGACGAGATCGGCAAAGTTCATCGGCAGGGTATTCCAGCTCTGATCCCAGGCTGCCTTGGCCAGGGCCATGACGTTGGGCGACAGGATCCGCGTCCGCCAGTGGATGCCGAACAAGCCGTCGCAGCCGAAGCGGCGGGCGTCGACGGCGTCGCGCCGCATCCGGCCGGCCCATAGCTGAGGCGAGGTCAGCGAGGGATCGTCCTCCATCCAGGGGATGACCCACTTGGGGCGATCGCCGATGCGGGCGAACGCGGGATCGACCGGGGCTTTGCCCACCTCGCGGTTGATGCAGCTCACCGCGACGGATTTGGGCAGGCGCTCGTCGAAGAGCGTCCGCCGGCTGGGGGGGCCGAGCACCCAACCGCAAGTGGCCAACGAAAACGGCGCGGCCACATCCTTGGCCGCCTGAACGGCCATATCCAGGTCGGTCATGACCGCTTCGATCTCGGTCGGCTTGGCGTCCGACCAAGTCCAGCTTTCGGTCGTCCATAGCCAGTAATAATCGACCGGGAACGCGGCCGCCAAGCGGCGGAACATCCCGGCATAGAGCTCGCGGATGACCTCCGGCTTAGCCGCGTCCTTGCCTAGCTTTTTCAAGCGCTCCCGGACCAGGGCCGGAACCGTAAGCGGCGTCTCGGTCCCGACGCAGGTCCGGATGCCCAGCCCGCGGGCCAGGGTGAAGGCGCCCCGCAGCATCGCGGCCGTGCGGTTGAAGAGCTCGTTGCTGGCTTCGAGGGAGGACGGCTCGGGCATCAGTCCGAACATGATCTCCGGCCCGAAATCGTCGCGCTCGAAGAGGCCGGAAGCGCCCAGCCGGAAGCGGCCGGTCGGCTTCGGCCGGTAGCCCCAGTTGTGCGAGCCCTGGTTGGAACGCAGCGTGTTCTGCCAGCTGGCCGGGTAGGCAAACGTGACCCGGCCGTCCAGACCCTGGTCCTCCTCCGTGCCGATCCAGACCAATGGCTCGGCGTTGGGGTTCTTCTCGGGGTAGGTGTGCAGCCCGAAGAAGTTCATCCGCAGCTTGGGCAGCTGGGCGAAGACGGCCTTGTAGTCGTCCTCGTTCCACCAATCCGGTCCCTCGGCGAAATCGTGGAACGGCTGGATGCCCCGCAGGGCGAACAGG is a window of Candidatus Aminicenantes bacterium DNA encoding:
- a CDS encoding malectin domain-containing carbohydrate-binding protein; the encoded protein is MPDERAPIRLPDVDETSRPLFALRGIQPFHDFAEGPDWWNEDDYKAVFAQLPKLRMNFFGLHTYPEKNPNAEPLVWIGTEEDQGLDGRVTFAYPASWQNTLRSNQGSHNWGYRPKPTGRFRLGASGLFERDDFGPEIMFGLMPEPSSLEASNELFNRTAAMLRGAFTLARGLGIRTCVGTETPLTVPALVRERLKKLGKDAAKPEVIRELYAGMFRRLAAAFPVDYYWLWTTESWTWSDAKPTEIEAVMTDLDMAVQAAKDVAAPFSLATCGWVLGPPSRRTLFDERLPKSVAVSCINREVGKAPVDPAFARIGDRPKWVIPWMEDDPSLTSPQLWAGRMRRDAVDARRFGCDGLFGIHWRTRILSPNVMALAKAAWDQSWNTLPMNFADLVGPVNGVYVRAPQGTMPTEGQAVVYADVRDRVAGYRLLVPEGRYDVTLKFCETEIDRKGGRVFDVLIQGKKVAEAVDIFDRVGRYRPLDLVFRNVTAEDGRLVVDFGDRIHYPSLAGLVVEGKTKAGAAFAKKINCGGPRVADFEADWPETPRSLPVDDLYLDWARNQFGRGADSEIAALFAGLDGRLPIPVTWTDGPGGIRPDPNPWAAVAPAYAYVDELAALRSRIQGAGAQARFDYWLRAFESMRETARFQCLWAEYNAALEK